One Salvia splendens isolate huo1 chromosome 12, SspV2, whole genome shotgun sequence genomic window carries:
- the LOC121759610 gene encoding uncharacterized protein LOC121759610, whose product MPFKMEAVSFGYWNDCVDPDDLEAMWMESDVKSEWINVGETKGSKVHLSRDSDNQPYITQTEMRAVAGIVVQRHFVSQIDMDMLCTIAEIESGRQILAKSYNKKPDEVNMGIMQISPKRAEWFIRESGYRTYNMAEDSKSLYKPFLNVYIAAAYLKWLSSFDNKERSEEFMIRAYKGGPKKATHKSTLPYWKKYLSIKESLPSRKFLGVGPAPDAQSRHDGRVSQSKGPIHATWDSRTSPEDMALMWNYPGVKKEWTKSGEKKGEVRFSHDVEKHPYLSRVELRAVAEIIWTKHFSKKGGDKSAVLCALCEMISMRFINGVGQHTGLMGVDYPTARWLYDGMGYKAYSIEAVEDLTKPFVSMYFGSAYMTWLSEYEGRERSLAFVAQAYLCGPRNVSLQETGPLRDKFEEILSRNQKYSRDSSSGCIIM is encoded by the exons ATGCCTTTTAAGATGGAAGCTGTCAGTTTTGGGTACTGGAATGACTGCGTGGATCCTGATGACTTGGAGGCAATGTGGATGGAATCTGATGTAAAATCGGAGTGGATTAATGTTGGAGAAACTAAGGGATCCAAGGTCCACCTCTCACGGGATTCTGATAATCAGCCTTATATAACACAGACAGAAATGAGG GCTGTAGCAGGTATTGTTGTCCAAAGGCATTTTGTCTCACAAATAGATATG GACATGCTTTGCACCATTGCTGAGATTGAAAGTGGAAGACAGATACTGGCCAAAAGCTATAACAAAAAACCTGATGAGGTCAATATGGGGATAATGCAGATATCACCAAAAAGAGCCGAGTGGTTCATCAG GGAGTCGGGTTACAGGACATATAACATGGCTGAGGATTCCAAATCCTTATATAAGCCTTTTCTCAATGTTTACATTGCAGCTGCATATCTTAAATGGTTATCAAGCTTTGACAACAA AGAAAGAAGTGAAGAATTCATGATTAGAGCTTATAAAGGTGGACCGAAAAAAGCAACTCACAAATCAACTTTGCCATACTGGAAAAAATATCTCTCTATTAAGGAAAGTCTTCCATCCAG AAAATTTTTGGGAGTTGGTCCTGCACCTGATGCTCAGTCACGCCATGATGGTAGAGTTTCACAGAGCAAAG GTCCAATCCATGCAACTTGGGATTCAAGGACTTCGCCTGAAGACATGGCATTGATGTGGAATTATCCCGGTGTAAAAAAAGAATGGACAAAATCCGGTGAGAAAAAGGGAGAAGTGCGATTCTCTCATGACGTAGAAAAACATCCTTATCTTTCTCGGGTAGAACTAAGG GCAGTTGCAGAGATCATTTGGACTAAACACTTTAGCAAGAAAGGGGGAGATAAATCT GCTGTATTATGCGCTCTTTGTGAGATGATTAGTATGCGGTTCATAAATGGAGTTGGGCAACACACAGGGCTAATGGGAGTCGACTATCCCACAGCACGTTGGCTATACGA CGGCATGGGCTACAAGGCTTACTCCATTGAGGCTGTCGAAGATCTCACCAAGCCTTTTGTATCAATGTACTTTGGATCAGCATACATGACTTGGTTATCGGAATATGAAGGAAG GGAAAGAAGTCTCGCATTTGTGGCTCAGGCCTATCTGTGTGGACCTCGTAACGTGAGCTTGCAAGAGACTGGCCCTTTACGCGATAAGTTCGAAGAAATACTTAGCCGCAACCAAAAATATAGCAG AGACTCTAGCAGCGGTTGCATTATCATGTGA
- the LOC121759442 gene encoding nuclear transcription factor Y subunit C-2-like, producing MDHSDQRQQHLAHPNQQQQAGGGSMAYATPPYQTAPMVATGTPAGTVSSPTSFTPQQQLAYHQAQQFLSQQQQQQLQAFWASQMQEIDQTTDFKNHSLPLARIKKIMKADEDVRMISAEAPVIFTKACEMFILELTLRSWIHTEENKRRTLQKNDIAAAISRTDVFDFLVDIIPRDELKEEGLGITKAAIPLVGSAPDQLPYYYVPPQAPVGAPPGMIMGKPIDQAALYGAQQHQPPPPYMQWPQSHPSQEQQSDS from the coding sequence ATGGACCATTCAGATCAAAGGCAGCAGCATCTAGCACACCCGAACCAGCAACAACAGGCAGGTGGTGGCTCGATGGCATATGCCACTCCCCCGTATCAAACAGCACCCATGGTGGCTACTGGCACTCCCGCTGGCACGGTTTCCTCTCCCACTAGTTTCACTCCTCAGCAACAGCTCGCCTACCACCAGGCCCAGCAATTTCTCAGTcagcaacagcagcagcagcttcaAGCGTTCTGGGCTAGTCAGATGCAAGAGATTGATCAAACTACTGATTTCAAGAACCACAGCCTTCCCCTCGCCCGGATAAAAAAGATCATGAAAGCCGACGAGGATGTTAGAATGATCTCTGCTGAAGCTCCTGTCATATTCACAAAAGCGTGCGAAATGTTCATCTTGGAACTGACGCTGCGATCTTGGATCCACACTGAAGAAAACAAAAGGCGGACTCTGCAGAAGAACGACATTGCTGCTGCCATCTCAAGAACTGACGTTTTTGACTTTTTGGTTGATATAATTCCTAGAGATGAGTTGAAAGAAGAGGGGCTTGGCATTACCAAGGCTGCCATTCCGTTAGTTGGATCAGCTCCGGATCAGCTCCCGTACTACTATGTTCCCCCGCAGGCCCCGGTGGGAGCTCCCCCAGGAATGATCATGGGGAAGCCGATTGATCAGGCTGCACTCTACGGTGCTCAGCAGCACCAACCTCCACCGCCCTACATGCAGTGGCCGCAGTCTCATCCTTCGCAGGAGCAACAGAGTGACTCGTAG
- the LOC121758542 gene encoding serine/threonine-protein kinase pakA-like isoform X2 — protein sequence MYLLRAPQLASNRSISRAVRIVVFLCVYWRLFTELWCHVLSPLGFYLKEGKYSNINMEPLKNQNTMLYSSERGNEDHGPVSLVHRTGASGYENPVSQHQESDLSEPKPVRNFSIQTGEEFALEFMRDRVNPKIPFIPNEYGDPSYVPDYLDLKGTLGISHAGSETGSDIPMVASVVKAATEVEQRNMSLHGSSANHGSVQVRRVASDYNNQSVLLHSSSGASDSSSQKLKALCSFGGKILPRPSDGKLRYVGGETRIIRIVKDITWRELWLKTTAIYDETHTIKYQLPGEDLDALVSVSSDEDLLNMMEECNLLNETEESRRLRMFLFSLEDLEGAHFSLANTDGDSEIKYVVAVNSMDIVSRKSSTFRGLASSSGNSLNKLDTLNIERDTSRASSELVGINTSDMAGFIVSSTAGQSSKYIQPNSSNVYENAHFDPGQIVYHHEVKHQPPHFDYNLHPPYNAPSESAVPQSSYGAASQQKGLEGKPPGFSDAQGTQVQENEAKLKVDGSMQPESRSNGDRELNFPVEESTVVIPKLGKEVSSKKTEGRTQESVPAPKPFDVVKTSQISSGNEHSASGNAPAPESVNSESDRTDLGHTESSISPQRVYYSERIPREEGGPLNRISKSDDSRNSQFLVSQSHTDSAQKDLQDLVSGFSEKFQNGNVDIPSKQSNSTYPVEPETFDDRNQRTQMVDARDVKESLHENQDLTGLEAGLKLHAESHEDSTHSEDPTAPRVDGVGCQDIPNDAHEHSQLMRMTGTQGESKAALPRTEQGDILIDINDRFPRNLLSDIFSQAILSDNSSDISLVPKDGAGLSMNMENHEPQHWSFFQRLAGDEFLRRDVSLIDQDHVVLSSAITKVEEHAPLAYDFVPQTREGTPPNHSEFKENYSDRDQKNVPAGDQPHSLDLRSNFDAPQAKVNEGVQYSDLTDNMGIRDSDYGGGIGSIGLPPLEPSLEDFDINSLQIIQDADLEELRELGSGTFGTVYHGKWRGSDVAIKRIKKSCFTGRQSEQERLTNEFWREADILSKLHHPNVVAFYGVVQDGPGGTLATVAEFMVDGSLRHVLLRKDRHLDRRKRLIIAMDAAFGMEYLHSKNIVHFDLKCDNLLVNLKDPSRPICKVGDFGLSKIKRNTLVSGGVRGTLPWMAPELLNGSSSKVSEKVDVFSFGIVLWEILTGEEPYANMHYGAIIGGIVNNTLRPTIPSYCDSEWRQLMEQCWAPNPVRRPSFTEIASRLRVMSAAAQPQPRKAAAS from the exons ATGTATCTTCTGCGTGCCCCTCAACTTGCGTCAAATCGAAGTATTTCCAGAGCTGTGAGGATTGTGGTGTTTCTGTGTGTCTATTGGAGGTTATTCACAGAGTTGTGGTGTCACGTCTTGTCTCCGCTGGGTTTTTATTTGAAAGAGGGAAAATACAGCAATATAAATATGGAGCCATTGAAAAATCAGAATACCATGCTGTATTCATCTGAACGAGGAAACGAAGATCATGGCCCTGTATCACTAGTTCATAGGACTGGTGCTTCAGGTTACGAAAATCCCGTTTCGCAGCACCAGGAGAGTGATTTGTCAGAACCTAAACCCGTACGCAACTTCTCTATACAGACTGGTGAGGAGTTCGCTCTTGAATTTATGCGTGACCGGGTCAACCCCAAGATTCCATTTATCCCAAATGAATATGGGGATCCCAGTTATGTGCCTGATTACTTGGACCTGAAAGGCACATTAGGCATTAGTCATGCTGGATCTGAAACTGGCTCAGATATACCAATGGTTGCCTCGGTGGTAAAAGCTGCTACAGAAGTTGAACAGAGGAATATGTCTTTACATGGAAGCAGTGCTAACCATGGCTCTGTGCAAGTAAGACGTGTCGCTTCTGATTACAACAATCAGTCCGTGCTACTACACTCCTCATCTGGGGCATCTGATAGTTCATCACAGAAGCTTAAAGCTCTCTGCAGTTTTGGTGGTAAAATACTGCCTCGCCCCAGTGATGGAAAACTCAGATATGTTGGTGGTGAAACACGCATTATCCGGATCGTCAAGGATATTACATGGCGAGAGTTATGGTTGAAAACTACTGCAATTTATGATGAGACGCATACCATAAAATATCAGCTCCCTGGGGAGGATCTTGATGCTTTAGTCTCTGTATCAAGTGATGAGGATCTGTTGAACATGATGGAGGAGTGCAATTTACTCAATGAGACAGAAGAATCAAGAAGGCTTCGTATGTTTCTATTCTCTCTTGAAGATTTGGAAGGCGCTCATTTCAGTTTAGCCAACACAGATGGTGATTctgagattaaatatgttgttGCAGTCAATAGTATGGACATTGTGTCTAGGAAAAGCTCTACCTTTCGTGGGTTAGCAAGCTCTTCTGGAAACAGTTTAAATAAATTGGACACTCTCAATATCGAAAGGGACACAAGTAGGGCTTCTAGTGAACTTGTTGGGATTAATACCTCAG ATATGGCTGGCTTCATTGTCTCGTCAACAGCTGGACAATCTTCTAAATATATTCAACCAAATTCCTCCAATGTTTATGAAAATGCACACTTTGATCCTGGTCAGATTGTGTACCATCATGAAGTCAAGCATCAACCTCCACATTTTGACTATAATCTGCATCCTCCCTATAATGCCCCTTCTGAAAGTGCTGTGCCTCAATCTTCTTATGGGGCTGCTTCTCAACAAAAAGGTCTTGAAGGGAAGCCTCCAGGTTTCTCAGACGCTCAAGGCACTCAAGTACAAGAAAATGAGGCAAAACTGAAAGTTGATGGTTCAATGCAACCGGAAAGTAGAAGCAATGGCGACAGAGAACTTAATTTTCCAGTTGAGGAGTCAACAGTTGTGATCCCTAAACTGGGCAAGGAGGTATCTTCAAAAAAGACAGAAGGGAGGACCCAGGAATCTGTTCCTGCCCCTAAACCTTTTGATGTTGTTAAAACATCCCAAATTTCAAGTGGAAATGAGCATTCTGCATCTGGTAATGCTCCAGCTCCCGAGTCTGTTAACTCAGAAAGTGATCGTACTGATCTGGGCCACACCGAGTCTTCTATTTCTCCTCAAAGGGTCTATTATTCTGAACGAATTCCTCGAGAGGAGGGTGGGCCTCTTAACAGAATATCAAAGTCAGATGATTCTCGGAATTCCCAATTTCTTGTCAGTCAGTCTCATACTGATAGTGCCCAGAAAGATTTGCAAGATTTAGTTTCGGGATTTTCTGAAAAATTTCAAAATGGAAATGTAGATATTCCTTCCAAGCAGTCAAATTCTACTTATCCTGTTGAGCCTGAAACCTTTGATGACAGGAATCAAAGAACTCAAATGGTAGATGCACGTGATGTTAAAGAGTCATTGCATGAAAATCAAGATCTGACAGGGCTGGAAGCTGGTTTGAAGCTTCACGCTGAGAGCCACGAGGATTCGACACATTCTGAAGATCCTACAGCTCCTAGGGTTGATGGGGTTGGGTGTCAGGACATTCCTAATGATGCTCATGAGCATTCTCAACTTATGAGAATGACAGGAACTCAGGGAGAATCCAAGGCTGCTTTGCCCAGAACTGAGCAAGGAGACATACTTATTGATATCAATGATCGGTTCCCTCGTAATCTCCTTTCCGATATATTTTCACAAGCTATTCTTTCAGATAACTCTTCTGATATCAGTCTCGTACCTAAAGATGGAGCTGGTTTGAGCATGAATATGGAAAACCATGAACCACAGCACTGGTCCTTCTTCCAGAGGCTGGCAGGGGATGAGTTTTTGAGAAGGGATGTTTCTCTTATTGATCAAGACCATGTTGTACTTTCCTCTGCAATTACAAAAGTTGAAGAACATGCACCTTTAGCATATGACTTTGTGCCACAGACAAGAGAAGGAACTCCTCCTAATCACTCAGAATTCAAGGAGAATTACAGCGATCGTGATCAGAAAAATGTACCAGCTGGAGATCAGCCTCACTCTTTGGATCTTCGTTCCAATTTTGATGCGCCACAAGCGAAAGTGAATGAGGGCGTTCAGTATAGTGATTTGACTGATAATATGGGAATTCGAGATTCAGACTACGGG GGTGGGATAGGAAGTATTGGCTTACCTCCTCTAGAACCGTCCTTGGAAGATTTTGATATTAACTCTCTGCAG ATTATACAAGATGCGGATCTTGAAGAATTGAGGGAACTTGGTTCTGGCACATTTGGAACTGTATATCATGGAAAGTGGAGAGGCTCGGATGTAGCAATCAAGCGCATAAAGAAAAGCTGCTTCACGGGGCGACAATCAGAGCAAGAGCGTCTG ACCAATGAGTTTTGGAGGGAAGCGGATATTCTCTCAAAGCTTCATCACCCGAATGTGGTAGCATTTTATGGCGTTGTACAAGATGGACCAGGGGGTACATTGGCTACTGTAGCAGAATTCATGGTTGATGGATCTTTGCGACATGTTTTACTTCGGAAAGATAG ACACCTTGATCGCCGGAAGCGGCTTATAATTGCCATGGACGCAGCTTTTGGGATGGAATATTTGCATTCAAAGAATATAGTGCACTTTGATTTGAAGTGCGACAATTTGCTTGTTAACTTAAAAGATCCTTCAAGACCTATTTGCAAG GTAGGTGATTTTGGTCTATCAAAAATTAAGCGGAATACGTTGGTTTCTGGTGGAGTTAGGGGAACTCTGCCTTGGATGGCTCCAGAGCTATTAAATGGTAGCAGCAGTAAAGTATCTGAGAAG GTTGATGTCTTTTCATTTGGTATTGTCTTGTGGGAGATACTTACCGGAGAGGAACCTTATGCAAACATGCATTATGGCGCAATCATAG GAGGCATTGTGAACAACACACTGAGGCCGACAATCCCGAGCTACTGTGATTCAGAATGGAGACAGTTAATGGAGCAGTGTTGGGCCCCGAATCCAGTGAGGAGGCCGTCGTTTACAGAGATAGCAAGCCGTTTGCGTGTAATGTCGGCCGCAGCCCAGCCACAGCCAAGGAAGGCAGCAGCCTCATAG
- the LOC121758542 gene encoding uncharacterized protein LOC121758542 isoform X1, translating into MYLLRAPQLASNRSISRAVRIVVFLCVYWRLFTELWCHVLSPLGFYLKEGKYSNINMEPLKNQNTMLYSSERGNEDHGPVSLVHRTGASGYENPVSQHQESDLSEPKPVRNFSIQTGEEFALEFMRDRVNPKIPFIPNEYGDPSYVPDYLDLKGTLGISHAGSETGSDIPMVASVVKAATEVEQRNMSLHGSSANHGSVQVRRVASDYNNQSVLLHSSSGASDSSSQKLKALCSFGGKILPRPSDGKLRYVGGETRIIRIVKDITWRELWLKTTAIYDETHTIKYQLPGEDLDALVSVSSDEDLLNMMEECNLLNETEESRRLRMFLFSLEDLEGAHFSLANTDGDSEIKYVVAVNSMDIVSRKSSTFRGLASSSGNSLNKLDTLNIERDTSRASSELVGINTSDMAGFIVSSTAGQSSKYIQPNSSNVYENAHFDPGQIVYHHEVKHQPPHFDYNLNPPYNAPSESAVPQSSYGAASELVGINTSDMAGFIVSSTAGQSSKYIQPNSSNVYENAHFDPGQIVYHHEVKHQPPHFDYNLHPPYNAPSESAVPQSSYGAASQQKGLEGKPPGFSDAQGTQVQENEAKLKVDGSMQPESRSNGDRELNFPVEESTVVIPKLGKEVSSKKTEGRTQESVPAPKPFDVVKTSQISSGNEHSASGNAPAPESVNSESDRTDLGHTESSISPQRVYYSERIPREEGGPLNRISKSDDSRNSQFLVSQSHTDSAQKDLQDLVSGFSEKFQNGNVDIPSKQSNSTYPVEPETFDDRNQRTQMVDARDVKESLHENQDLTGLEAGLKLHAESHEDSTHSEDPTAPRVDGVGCQDIPNDAHEHSQLMRMTGTQGESKAALPRTEQGDILIDINDRFPRNLLSDIFSQAILSDNSSDISLVPKDGAGLSMNMENHEPQHWSFFQRLAGDEFLRRDVSLIDQDHVVLSSAITKVEEHAPLAYDFVPQTREGTPPNHSEFKENYSDRDQKNVPAGDQPHSLDLRSNFDAPQAKVNEGVQYSDLTDNMGIRDSDYGGGIGSIGLPPLEPSLEDFDINSLQIIQDADLEELRELGSGTFGTVYHGKWRGSDVAIKRIKKSCFTGRQSEQERLTNEFWREADILSKLHHPNVVAFYGVVQDGPGGTLATVAEFMVDGSLRHVLLRKDRHLDRRKRLIIAMDAAFGMEYLHSKNIVHFDLKCDNLLVNLKDPSRPICKVGDFGLSKIKRNTLVSGGVRGTLPWMAPELLNGSSSKVSEKVDVFSFGIVLWEILTGEEPYANMHYGAIIGGIVNNTLRPTIPSYCDSEWRQLMEQCWAPNPVRRPSFTEIASRLRVMSAAAQPQPRKAAAS; encoded by the exons ATGTATCTTCTGCGTGCCCCTCAACTTGCGTCAAATCGAAGTATTTCCAGAGCTGTGAGGATTGTGGTGTTTCTGTGTGTCTATTGGAGGTTATTCACAGAGTTGTGGTGTCACGTCTTGTCTCCGCTGGGTTTTTATTTGAAAGAGGGAAAATACAGCAATATAAATATGGAGCCATTGAAAAATCAGAATACCATGCTGTATTCATCTGAACGAGGAAACGAAGATCATGGCCCTGTATCACTAGTTCATAGGACTGGTGCTTCAGGTTACGAAAATCCCGTTTCGCAGCACCAGGAGAGTGATTTGTCAGAACCTAAACCCGTACGCAACTTCTCTATACAGACTGGTGAGGAGTTCGCTCTTGAATTTATGCGTGACCGGGTCAACCCCAAGATTCCATTTATCCCAAATGAATATGGGGATCCCAGTTATGTGCCTGATTACTTGGACCTGAAAGGCACATTAGGCATTAGTCATGCTGGATCTGAAACTGGCTCAGATATACCAATGGTTGCCTCGGTGGTAAAAGCTGCTACAGAAGTTGAACAGAGGAATATGTCTTTACATGGAAGCAGTGCTAACCATGGCTCTGTGCAAGTAAGACGTGTCGCTTCTGATTACAACAATCAGTCCGTGCTACTACACTCCTCATCTGGGGCATCTGATAGTTCATCACAGAAGCTTAAAGCTCTCTGCAGTTTTGGTGGTAAAATACTGCCTCGCCCCAGTGATGGAAAACTCAGATATGTTGGTGGTGAAACACGCATTATCCGGATCGTCAAGGATATTACATGGCGAGAGTTATGGTTGAAAACTACTGCAATTTATGATGAGACGCATACCATAAAATATCAGCTCCCTGGGGAGGATCTTGATGCTTTAGTCTCTGTATCAAGTGATGAGGATCTGTTGAACATGATGGAGGAGTGCAATTTACTCAATGAGACAGAAGAATCAAGAAGGCTTCGTATGTTTCTATTCTCTCTTGAAGATTTGGAAGGCGCTCATTTCAGTTTAGCCAACACAGATGGTGATTctgagattaaatatgttgttGCAGTCAATAGTATGGACATTGTGTCTAGGAAAAGCTCTACCTTTCGTGGGTTAGCAAGCTCTTCTGGAAACAGTTTAAATAAATTGGACACTCTCAATATCGAAAGGGACACAAGTAGGGCTTCTAGTGAACTTGTTGGGATTAATACCTCAGATATGGCTGGCTTCATTGTCTCGTCAACAGCTGGACAATCTTCTAAATATATTCAACCAAATTCCTCCAATGTTTATGAAAATGCACACTTTGATCCTGGTCAGATCGTGTACCATCATGAAGTCAAGCATCAACCTCCACATTTTGACTATAATCTGAATCCTCCATATAATGCCCCTTCTGAAAGTGCTGTGCCTCAATCTTCTTATGGGGCTGCTAGTGAACTTGTTGGGATTAATACCTCAGATATGGCTGGCTTCATTGTCTCGTCAACAGCTGGACAATCTTCTAAATATATTCAACCAAATTCCTCCAATGTTTATGAAAATGCACACTTTGATCCTGGTCAGATTGTGTACCATCATGAAGTCAAGCATCAACCTCCACATTTTGACTATAATCTGCATCCTCCCTATAATGCCCCTTCTGAAAGTGCTGTGCCTCAATCTTCTTATGGGGCTGCTTCTCAACAAAAAGGTCTTGAAGGGAAGCCTCCAGGTTTCTCAGACGCTCAAGGCACTCAAGTACAAGAAAATGAGGCAAAACTGAAAGTTGATGGTTCAATGCAACCGGAAAGTAGAAGCAATGGCGACAGAGAACTTAATTTTCCAGTTGAGGAGTCAACAGTTGTGATCCCTAAACTGGGCAAGGAGGTATCTTCAAAAAAGACAGAAGGGAGGACCCAGGAATCTGTTCCTGCCCCTAAACCTTTTGATGTTGTTAAAACATCCCAAATTTCAAGTGGAAATGAGCATTCTGCATCTGGTAATGCTCCAGCTCCCGAGTCTGTTAACTCAGAAAGTGATCGTACTGATCTGGGCCACACCGAGTCTTCTATTTCTCCTCAAAGGGTCTATTATTCTGAACGAATTCCTCGAGAGGAGGGTGGGCCTCTTAACAGAATATCAAAGTCAGATGATTCTCGGAATTCCCAATTTCTTGTCAGTCAGTCTCATACTGATAGTGCCCAGAAAGATTTGCAAGATTTAGTTTCGGGATTTTCTGAAAAATTTCAAAATGGAAATGTAGATATTCCTTCCAAGCAGTCAAATTCTACTTATCCTGTTGAGCCTGAAACCTTTGATGACAGGAATCAAAGAACTCAAATGGTAGATGCACGTGATGTTAAAGAGTCATTGCATGAAAATCAAGATCTGACAGGGCTGGAAGCTGGTTTGAAGCTTCACGCTGAGAGCCACGAGGATTCGACACATTCTGAAGATCCTACAGCTCCTAGGGTTGATGGGGTTGGGTGTCAGGACATTCCTAATGATGCTCATGAGCATTCTCAACTTATGAGAATGACAGGAACTCAGGGAGAATCCAAGGCTGCTTTGCCCAGAACTGAGCAAGGAGACATACTTATTGATATCAATGATCGGTTCCCTCGTAATCTCCTTTCCGATATATTTTCACAAGCTATTCTTTCAGATAACTCTTCTGATATCAGTCTCGTACCTAAAGATGGAGCTGGTTTGAGCATGAATATGGAAAACCATGAACCACAGCACTGGTCCTTCTTCCAGAGGCTGGCAGGGGATGAGTTTTTGAGAAGGGATGTTTCTCTTATTGATCAAGACCATGTTGTACTTTCCTCTGCAATTACAAAAGTTGAAGAACATGCACCTTTAGCATATGACTTTGTGCCACAGACAAGAGAAGGAACTCCTCCTAATCACTCAGAATTCAAGGAGAATTACAGCGATCGTGATCAGAAAAATGTACCAGCTGGAGATCAGCCTCACTCTTTGGATCTTCGTTCCAATTTTGATGCGCCACAAGCGAAAGTGAATGAGGGCGTTCAGTATAGTGATTTGACTGATAATATGGGAATTCGAGATTCAGACTACGGG GGTGGGATAGGAAGTATTGGCTTACCTCCTCTAGAACCGTCCTTGGAAGATTTTGATATTAACTCTCTGCAG ATTATACAAGATGCGGATCTTGAAGAATTGAGGGAACTTGGTTCTGGCACATTTGGAACTGTATATCATGGAAAGTGGAGAGGCTCGGATGTAGCAATCAAGCGCATAAAGAAAAGCTGCTTCACGGGGCGACAATCAGAGCAAGAGCGTCTG ACCAATGAGTTTTGGAGGGAAGCGGATATTCTCTCAAAGCTTCATCACCCGAATGTGGTAGCATTTTATGGCGTTGTACAAGATGGACCAGGGGGTACATTGGCTACTGTAGCAGAATTCATGGTTGATGGATCTTTGCGACATGTTTTACTTCGGAAAGATAG ACACCTTGATCGCCGGAAGCGGCTTATAATTGCCATGGACGCAGCTTTTGGGATGGAATATTTGCATTCAAAGAATATAGTGCACTTTGATTTGAAGTGCGACAATTTGCTTGTTAACTTAAAAGATCCTTCAAGACCTATTTGCAAG GTAGGTGATTTTGGTCTATCAAAAATTAAGCGGAATACGTTGGTTTCTGGTGGAGTTAGGGGAACTCTGCCTTGGATGGCTCCAGAGCTATTAAATGGTAGCAGCAGTAAAGTATCTGAGAAG GTTGATGTCTTTTCATTTGGTATTGTCTTGTGGGAGATACTTACCGGAGAGGAACCTTATGCAAACATGCATTATGGCGCAATCATAG GAGGCATTGTGAACAACACACTGAGGCCGACAATCCCGAGCTACTGTGATTCAGAATGGAGACAGTTAATGGAGCAGTGTTGGGCCCCGAATCCAGTGAGGAGGCCGTCGTTTACAGAGATAGCAAGCCGTTTGCGTGTAATGTCGGCCGCAGCCCAGCCACAGCCAAGGAAGGCAGCAGCCTCATAG